One window of Toxotes jaculatrix isolate fToxJac2 chromosome 19, fToxJac2.pri, whole genome shotgun sequence genomic DNA carries:
- the LOC121199838 gene encoding gap junction Cx32.2 protein-like, with protein MGEWSFLSDLLDKVQSHSTVVGKVWLSVLFLFRIFILAAGIDRIWGDEQANMNCNTKSPGCKNACYNNSFPLSHTRFWVLQILIVSTPTLIYLGHVLLVIRKENKLRNRLEQKLSKNGMVKAPKYSDDRGKVQLKGVLLVSYMIQLIFKIVLEVAFIVGQYYLYGFIFMPIFIRYSHYPCPSEVLCYISRPTEKNIFIVFMLAMSFLSVILNIMEMIHLIISKTRERKRRSSGSIPPEIYNLTKPKHGERVTLC; from the coding sequence ATGGGGGAGTGGTCCTTCCTGTCTGATTTGTTGGACAAGGTGCAGTCACACTCCACTGTAGTGGGGAAGGTCTGGCTGAgtgttctcttcctcttcaggaTCTTCATCCTGGCTGCTGGCATAGATAGAATATGGGGAGATGAACAAGCGAACATGAACTGTAACACCAAAAGCCCTGGCTGCAAGAACGCCTGCTACAATAACTCCTTCCCCCTGTCTCACACGCGCTTCTGGGTCCTCCAGATCCTCATTGTCTCCACGCCAACACTCATCTATCTGGGCCACGTCCTGCTGGTGATTCGCAAGGAAAACAAGCTGAGGAACCGTCTGGAGCAGAAACTTAGTAAGAATGGGATGGTTAAAGCTCCAAAGTATTCTGATGACCGTGGCAAAGTGCAGCTCAAGGGCGTCCTGCTGGTCAGCTACATGATACAGCTGATATTCAAGATCGTGCTCGAAGTGGCGTTCATTGTAGGCCAGTACTACCTCTACGGCTTCATATTTATGCCTATTTTCATTCGATATTCCCACTACCCCTGTCCATCAGAGGTTCTCTGCTACATAAGTCGtcccacagagaaaaacatctttatCGTCTTTATGCTGGCCATGTCCTTCCTCTCCGTGATCCTCAACATCATGGAGATGATCCACCTGATTATCTCAAAGAcgagggagaggaaaaggaggagcaGTGGCTCAATTCCCCCAGAAATCTACAATTTGACCAAACCAAAGCACGGTGAGAGGGTAACACTGTGCTGA
- the mcm9 gene encoding DNA helicase MCM9 produces the protein MLISPEQEVLIGRVFETYLAEHHHGDILQLIADTNDETHHPVVVNAMTLFEANMEVGDYFNAYPSGVLAIFDKVLHKTAVELSQNASPEHHSGQRTKEQRMRQTLHTRITGLPVCPELTRDTIPRSRDVGHFLSVTGTVIRTSVAKVLEYERDYMCTKCRHVFTMQADFDQFYTFVPPVACPNPNVCNSYKFSCLSGGSEPAVCRDYQEIKIQEQVQRLSVGSIPRSMVVVLEDDLVDSCKSGDDVTVYGVMRQRWKPFYDGARCEVELVLKANNIEVNNQQAAAALLMKDVQQEFEDFWDSYKHDPIAGRNQILLSLCPQVFGMYVVKLAVAMVLAGGVQRIDSSGTKIRGECHMLLVGDPGTGKSQFLKYAAKVMPRSVLTAGIGSTSAGLTVAAVKDGGEWHLEAGALVLSDGGLCCIDEFNSIKEHDRISIHEAMEQQSISVAKAGIVCKLNTRSTILAATNPKGQYNPNEPVSVNVALASPLLSRFDLVLVLLDTRNAEWDRVISSFILEDRGVPADSSNLWSMDKMKAYFSVIKHLQPQVSEEANSIMTRYYQLQRQSDGRSAARTTIRMLESLSRLAEAHARLMYRETVTIEDAVMAVSVMECSMQGGALLGNINALLTSFPADPGEQYQTQCQVLLEGLNLPRLLRKEMDRLARLKSNPSEASQCDPPTDIYQHQLRDTNTINKTRRHDVTSDCKGDVTVESGLDWFHAISPSASPDDMTSPVLTSTQANRHQTPNSSWSTAIKQPNCQTEKDVNHGGRVSSPSEEGNSKSGNNENVHSEGQKDEQHPKKPQCVFQKVSKNLRDRRLRKLELNNQQCDKEGGGGGHGDRVVSPDRARKTVTDLVLNTTQSSGKNRPSNNLIQENQSSGRESRFEEEDKRDQAKTGTKKICAVLREKMAAEAETGKDLHAKLSGFIFKPKQMRPLLNNRDFNSSSDVSASECNQGSGDLHINTENRISKQRPLSQNESASPLTHTERNERKKKQNQYQNLLEGGSRRKQVSYVSEVGDSGSGDGTCLTSLELDKDVSSFGKDKSAQGKTVSRIKGSDDIENQCQQHRSRVNTADKTAVDGFPVTPPSTYTNGPARVQSGHSKSTVASSTLAKLSRFSFTCTTDPVTTAQTREEKNPAAAIKGLGQRNGAECSRANSDVKKTPDSLQHSLLGQETNSADTMGKVKDVLHTTVLTPGWGHEQETDTESTHAAKTLISDGPAVNVKKRKCFELGPPPRSACGASKGPFSGLSLFGSVEVSNDVLDTDWDQEVSKKAKV, from the exons GTTGGGGACTATTTCAACGCTTATCCCAGTGGCGTCCTGGCTATATTTGATAAAGTGTTGCACAAAACCGCCGTGGAGTTATCACAGAACGCTTCTCCCGAGCACCACAGTGGACAAAGAACCAAAGAGCAGAGAATGAGACAGACTCTTCATACCCGCATTACAG GTTTGCCAGTGTGTCCAGAACTGACCAGAGACACCATTCCCAGGTCCAGAGATGTAGGGCATTTTTTGTCTGTCACAGGTACCGTCATACGTACCAGCGTTGCCAAG GTTCTGGAGTACGAGCGTGATTACATGTGCACAAAGTGTCGTCACGTTTTCACGATGCAGGCTGATTTTGACCAGTTCTACACCTTCGTCCCACCGGTGGCCTGTCCTAATCCTAATGTCTGTAACTCATACAAattcagctgtctgtctggAGGATCTGAGCCTGCTGTCTGCAGGGACTATCAGGAGATCAAGATACAAGAGCAA GTGCAGAGGCTGTCAGTGGGCAGTATTCCTCGTTCCATGGTGGTGGTGCTTGAGGACGATCTGGTTGACAGTTGTAAATCTG GAGATGACGTGACCGTCTATGGGGTGATGCGCCAGCGCTGGAAGCCCTTTTATGATGGCGCTCGCTGTGAGGTGGAGCTGGTTCTCAAAGCGAACAACATAGAAGTAAACAACCAACAGGCTGCCGCTGCTCTGCTCATGAAGGACGTTCAGCAAGAATTCGAGGACTTCTGGGATAGCTACAAACATGATCCCATAGCTG GTCGGAACCAGATCTTGTTGAGCCTGTGCCCACAGGTGTTTGGAATGTACGTGGTTAAACTGGCAGTGGCCATGGTGTTGGCTGGTGGGGTGCAGAGGATAGATTCTTCTGGGACCAAGATCAGGG GGGAGTGTCACATGTTGCTTGTTGGTGACCCTGGCACAGGGAAGTCTCAGTTCCTGAAGTACGCAGCTAAGGTCATGCCTCGCTCTGTACTCACAGCTGGAATTGGATCAACAAGTGCAG GACTGACAGTAGCGGCAGTGAAAGATGGAGGCGAGTGGCACCTGGAGGCAGGAGCCCTGGTTCTGTCAGATGGTGGTTTGTGCTGCATTGACGAATTCAACAGTATCAAGGAACACGACCGCATCAGCATCCATGAAGCTATGGAGCAACAGTCTATTAGCGTGGCCAAAGCTGG TATTGTGTGTAAGCTGAACACTCGCAGCACCATCCTGGCAGCCACGAACCCTAAAGGCCAGTACAATCCCAATGAGCCCGTGTCAGTGAATGTAGCTCTGGCCAGCCCTTTGCTGAGCCGTTTTGACCTGGTCCTAGTTCTGCTGGACACCAGAAACGCAGAGTGGGACCGAGTCatctcctcttttattctggAGGACAGAG GAGTGCCTGCTGACTCTTCCAACCTGTGGTCCATGGACAAAATGAAGGCTTATTTCAGCGTGATTAAACACTTGCAGCCGCAGGTGTCCGAGGAGGCCAACAGCATCATGACGCGTTACTACCAGCTGCAGAGGCAAAGCGACGGCCGCAGCGCTGCCCGCACCACCATCCGCATGCTGGAGAGTCTGAGCAGGCTGGCTGAAG CTCATGCCAGGCTCATGTACAGAGAGACGGTGACCATAGAGGACGCTGTCATGGCTGTTTCTGTCATGGAGTGCTCAATGCAG GGCGGTGCTCTGCTGGGAAATATAAATGCATTGCTCACCTCATTCCCTGCTGACCCCGGAGAGCAGTATCAAACTCAGTGTCAGGTGCTGCTGGAAGGACTGAACCTGCCACGGCTCCTTAGAAAGGAGATGGACAGACTGGCCAG GCTGAAGAGCAACCCCTCAGAGGCCTCCCAGTGTGATCCACCCACTGATATTTACCAGCATCAgctcagagacacaaacaccaTCAACAAAACACGCCGCCATGACGTCACCAGTGACTGCAAGGGTGATGTCACCGTGGAGAGTGGTTTGGACTGGTTCCACGCCATCTCTCCATCAGCATCACCAGATGACATGACCTCGCCCGTGCTGACATCAACTCAAGCAAACCGACATCAAACTCCAAACTCTAGCTGGTCTACGGCAATCAAACAGCCAAACTGTCAAACCGAGAAGGACGTTAACCATGGTGGAAGAGTTTCCTCTCCTTCAGAGGAAGGCAACAGTAAAAGTGggaataatgaaaatgttcatAGTGAGGGTCAAAAAGATGAACAACATCCAAAGaaacctcagtgtgtgtttcagaaggTTTCTAAgaacctgagagacagaagacTCAGGAAGCTGGAGCTGAATAATCAGCAGTGTgacaaagagggaggaggaggaggacatggagACAGGGTGGTGTCCCCAGATAGAGCGAGAAAAACTGTGACAGATTTAGTTTTAAATACGACACAGTCATCGGGCAAAAACCGCCCCTCAAATAACCTCATCCAGGAGAACCAGTCCTCTGGGAGAGAAAGTAGATttgaggaggaagacaaaaggGACCAGGCTAAGACTGGGACTAAGAAGATTTGTGCTGTGCTGAGGGAAAAGAtggcagctgaagctgaaacagGTAAAGACCTGCACGCAAAGCTGTCAGGCTTTATATTCAAACCAAAGCAGATGAGACCTTTATTAAACAACCGGGACTTTAACAGCAGCTCCGACGTCAGCGCGAGTGAATGTAACCAAGGCAGTGGAGATCTCCAcatcaacacagaaaacagaataagTAAACAGAGGCCACTTAGTCAGAATGAGTCAGCCAgtccacttacacacacagagaggaacgaacgaaagaaaaaacagaaccaGTACCAAAATCTCCTGGAGGGtggaagcaggaggaaacaggtGAGCTATGTCAGTGAGGTGGGAGACAGTGGGTCAGGGGACGGTACTTGTTTAACATCATTAGAGCTGGATAAGGACGTGTCTTCCTTTGGGAAGGACAAATCAGCACAGGGAAAAACTGTAAGTAGGATAAAGGGGAGCGATGACATCGAAAATCAGTGTCAGCAACACAGAAGTAGAGTTAACACTGCTGATAAGACTGCTGTAGATGGCTTTCCTGTCACCCCACCAAGCACCTACACCAATGGTCCAGCACGGGTTCAGTCAGGCCACTCAAAATCCACTGTGGCTTCTTCAACCCTGGCTAAACTCTCCAGATTCTCATTCACCTGCACGACTGATCCCGTAACCACAGCTCAaaccagagaggaaaaaaatcctgCTGCAGCGATAAAAGGTTTAGGTCAAAGAAACGGCGCTGAATGCTCGAGAGCAAATTCTGATGTCAAGAAAACTCCAGATTCCCTCCAACACAGTCTCTTAGGACAGGAGACAAACTCCGCAGACACCATGGGCAAAGTAAAGGATGTTTTACACACCACAGTTCTCACACCAGGATGGGGACATGaacaagagacagacacagagtccACTCATGCTGCAAAAACACTGATCAGTGACGGTCCTGCTGTCAAtgtgaagaagaggaagtgtTTTGAGCTGGGCCCTCCACCGAGGAGTGCGTGTGGTGCTTCTAAGGGTCCATTCTCGGGACTGTCCCTATTCGGCTCTGTTGAGGTAAGTAACGATGTCCTCGACACGGACTGGGACCAAGAGGTCTCAAAGAAAGCCAAGGTTTGA